One part of the Streptomyces sp. AM 2-1-1 genome encodes these proteins:
- a CDS encoding helix-turn-helix domain-containing protein, with amino-acid sequence MTRHDVHAEGPDLAALAGLLADRTRAGFCLALLDGRAWTATELARHAGVAPSTATEHLNRLVAGGLLAEERQGRHRYVRLADPAAAEVIENLAAMAPRRAAPLAVSLPAVSRSRALARARTCYDHLAGALGVALTTAMTDRGLLDWAHGLTLTAAGTAWLDGLGIALPPPTGPRRPPVRSCLDWTERRPHLAGAVGAALCRHAFDAGWITRIGSSRAVAVTGTGADALADHLGLVGLVPAGSRGPSSPGTPRHDLPDTA; translated from the coding sequence ATGACCCGCCACGACGTACACGCAGAGGGCCCGGACCTGGCAGCCCTGGCCGGGCTCCTCGCCGACCGCACCCGGGCCGGTTTCTGCCTCGCGCTGCTGGACGGCCGGGCGTGGACCGCGACCGAGCTCGCCCGGCATGCCGGGGTGGCCCCTTCGACGGCGACCGAGCACCTGAACCGCCTGGTCGCCGGAGGACTGCTGGCCGAGGAACGGCAGGGCCGTCACCGCTACGTGCGCCTGGCCGACCCCGCCGCGGCGGAGGTGATCGAGAACCTCGCCGCCATGGCTCCCCGCCGCGCCGCACCCCTCGCCGTCTCCCTCCCGGCCGTCAGCCGCAGCCGGGCCCTGGCCCGGGCCCGTACCTGTTACGACCACCTCGCCGGAGCCCTCGGGGTCGCCCTCACCACCGCCATGACCGACCGGGGTCTGCTGGACTGGGCGCACGGGCTCACGCTCACCGCCGCCGGGACCGCCTGGCTGGACGGGCTGGGCATCGCGCTGCCGCCGCCGACCGGCCCGCGGCGGCCACCCGTACGCTCCTGCCTGGACTGGACGGAACGACGCCCGCACCTCGCCGGAGCGGTCGGAGCCGCCCTCTGCCGGCACGCCTTCGACGCGGGGTGGATCACCCGTATCGGCAGCAGCCGGGCAGTCGCCGTGACCGGCACCGGAGCCGACGCCCTCGCGGACCACCTCGGGCTCGTCGGCCTCGTACCCGCCGGGAGCCGGGGCCCGTCGTCACCCGGAACACCTCGTCACGACCTGCCGGACACCGCCTGA
- the thrC gene encoding threonine synthase — translation MNSWHGLIDSDYRRWLPVTDRTPTVSLHEGNTPLLRSAHLSGLTACDVRLKIEGANPTGSFKDRGMTVALSRAAEDGAELVICASTGNTSASAAAYAARAGLSAAVLVPRGGVALGKLGQAIRYGARIVEVDGTFDACLRIARELAAHHPVALVNSVGNELRLAGQRTVAYEIVDALGEAPDIHCLPVGNGGNVTATWQGYRTYHSAGRARRLPRMWGFQAAGAAPLVHGEPVSRPETLASAIRVGNPATWEGAITAREESGGLVAAVTDEQILAAYRLLGRRDGVFVEPASAAGVAGLLDHHERGLVAPGQSIVITLTGNGLKDQDAALRDSEPPTRTGAAASEVARTLSLTP, via the coding sequence ATGAACTCCTGGCACGGACTGATCGACAGTGACTACCGGCGCTGGTTGCCGGTGACCGACCGCACCCCCACCGTCTCCCTGCACGAGGGCAACACCCCGCTGCTGCGCTCCGCGCACCTCTCCGGCCTGACCGCCTGCGACGTCCGGCTCAAGATCGAGGGCGCCAATCCCACGGGCTCGTTCAAGGACCGGGGGATGACGGTCGCCCTCAGCAGAGCGGCAGAGGACGGAGCCGAGCTCGTCATCTGTGCGTCGACGGGGAACACCAGCGCCTCCGCCGCCGCCTACGCGGCGCGGGCAGGCCTGAGTGCGGCGGTCCTCGTGCCGCGCGGAGGGGTCGCGCTGGGGAAGCTGGGACAGGCCATCCGCTACGGCGCCCGGATCGTCGAGGTCGACGGCACCTTCGACGCCTGCCTGCGGATCGCGCGGGAGCTCGCCGCCCACCATCCCGTCGCCCTCGTCAACAGTGTCGGCAACGAACTGCGCCTGGCCGGTCAGCGCACCGTCGCCTACGAGATCGTGGACGCGCTCGGTGAAGCCCCCGACATCCACTGCCTGCCCGTCGGCAACGGTGGGAACGTCACGGCCACGTGGCAGGGGTACCGGACCTACCACTCCGCGGGGCGCGCCCGGCGCCTGCCGCGCATGTGGGGGTTCCAGGCGGCCGGAGCCGCACCGCTCGTACACGGCGAACCGGTCTCCCGGCCCGAGACCCTGGCCAGTGCGATCCGCGTCGGCAACCCCGCCACCTGGGAGGGCGCGATCACCGCGCGGGAGGAGTCCGGCGGCCTGGTCGCCGCCGTCACCGACGAGCAGATCCTCGCCGCCTACCGTCTGCTGGGCCGCCGCGACGGCGTCTTCGTCGAGCCGGCCTCGGCAGCCGGTGTCGCCGGCCTCCTGGACCACCACGAGCGCGGCCTGGTCGCCCCCGGGCAGTCGATCGTCATCACCCTCACCGGCAACGGACTCAAGGACCAGGACGCCGCTCTGCGCGACAGCGAGCCGCCGACCCGTACCGGCGCTGCGGCTTCCGAGGTCGCCCGCACCCTCAGTCTCACCCCCTGA
- a CDS encoding MurR/RpiR family transcriptional regulator — MDPVVAQLEEIYPRLAPGERAVARLLLDDYPFAALGSLRTLAERAGVSPPTASRLVDRLGHEGFAGFQAAVRTGAQERSRLREFAAQGLDPRGAAAELHHGLSETIAAFHAPLLESAAGALVGARAVWALGGPLSELAADYLVRQLGALRPAVRFVTGSGPERARSLLEVASGDLVVAYDFRRYSAQTAAFARAAVARGARLLLITDAWRSPLADHAHVLAPLPRAAAGPIAPLTHEIAVTELLLVATAAKLNATERLDELDELTRSLQPPAE, encoded by the coding sequence ATGGACCCCGTGGTGGCGCAGCTCGAAGAGATCTATCCCCGGCTCGCTCCCGGAGAGCGGGCGGTGGCCCGACTGCTCCTGGACGACTATCCGTTCGCGGCACTGGGTTCCCTGCGGACCCTGGCGGAGCGGGCCGGGGTGAGCCCGCCGACGGCCTCGCGCCTCGTCGACCGGCTCGGTCACGAGGGCTTCGCCGGATTCCAGGCCGCCGTCCGGACCGGTGCGCAGGAGCGGTCCCGCCTGCGCGAGTTCGCCGCCCAGGGTCTCGACCCGCGAGGAGCGGCGGCCGAGCTCCACCACGGCCTGTCCGAAACGATCGCCGCGTTCCACGCCCCCCTGCTGGAGTCGGCGGCCGGGGCACTCGTCGGGGCGCGAGCGGTCTGGGCGCTGGGCGGTCCCCTCAGCGAACTCGCGGCCGACTACCTGGTCCGTCAGCTCGGGGCGCTGCGGCCCGCCGTCCGCTTCGTCACCGGAAGCGGCCCCGAGCGGGCGCGATCGCTGCTGGAGGTGGCCTCCGGGGACCTCGTCGTCGCCTACGACTTCCGGCGCTACTCGGCGCAGACCGCGGCCTTCGCCCGGGCGGCCGTGGCACGGGGCGCCCGGCTCCTGCTCATCACCGACGCCTGGAGGTCACCCCTGGCGGACCACGCCCACGTCCTCGCCCCGCTTCCCCGCGCCGCCGCCGGGCCCATCGCCCCCCTCACGCACGAGATCGCCGTCACCGAACTCCTGCTCGTCGCCACGGCGGCGAAGCTCAACGCCACCGAGCGACTGGACGAGTTGGACGAACTGACGCGGTCGCTCCAGCCCCCGGCGGAATAG
- a CDS encoding VOC family protein: MERVRGVGGYFVRSADPDALGAWYRDRLGLDLDDNGMWHPEAGAFVFAAFDADTGYFGSRARRTMLNFRVRDLDAMLAQLRAAGADVAEETQDVAGVGRFGRVTDPDGNRVELWQSG; encoded by the coding sequence ATGGAACGCGTGCGGGGAGTGGGCGGTTACTTCGTGCGGTCCGCCGATCCGGACGCCCTGGGCGCCTGGTACCGCGACCGCCTCGGGCTGGACCTCGACGACAACGGCATGTGGCACCCGGAGGCCGGGGCGTTCGTCTTCGCCGCGTTCGACGCCGACACCGGCTACTTCGGCTCCCGCGCCCGGCGGACGATGCTCAACTTCCGCGTCCGGGACCTGGACGCGATGCTCGCGCAGCTCCGGGCGGCGGGAGCGGACGTGGCCGAGGAGACGCAGGACGTGGCGGGCGTCGGCCGCTTCGGCCGGGTCACCGACCCGGACGGCAACCGGGTCGAGCTGTGGCAGTCCGGCTGA
- the rpsJ gene encoding 30S ribosomal protein S10: protein MAGQKIRIRLKAYDHEVIDSSAKKIVETVTRTGASVAGPVPLPTEKNVYCVIKSPHKYKDSREHFEMRTHKRLIDILDPTPKTVDSLMRLDLPAGVDIEIKL from the coding sequence ATGGCGGGACAGAAGATCCGCATCCGGCTCAAGGCCTACGACCACGAGGTCATCGACTCCTCGGCGAAGAAGATCGTCGAGACGGTGACCCGCACTGGTGCGTCGGTCGCGGGCCCGGTGCCGCTGCCCACTGAGAAGAACGTGTACTGCGTCATCAAGTCGCCGCACAAGTACAAGGACTCGCGCGAGCACTTCGAGATGCGCACGCACAAGCGCCTCATCGACATTCTCGACCCCACGCCGAAGACGGTTGACTCGCTGATGCGTCTCGACCTGCCGGCCGGCGTCGACATCGAGATCAAGCTCTGA
- the rplC gene encoding 50S ribosomal protein L3, protein MAKNIKGVLGEKLGMTQVWDENNRVVPVTVVKAGPCVVTQVRTNDNDGYESVQIAFGEIDPRKVNKPLKGHFAKADVTPRRHLVELRTPDASEYTLGQELTAEVFESGVKVDVTGKSKGKGFAGVMKRHNFKGLGAGHGVQRKHRSPGSIGGCATPGRVFKGMRMAGRMGNERVTTQNLTIHAVDAEKGLLLIKGAVPGPNGGLVLVRTAAKGA, encoded by the coding sequence ATGGCTAAGAACATTAAGGGCGTCCTGGGCGAGAAGCTCGGCATGACCCAGGTCTGGGACGAGAACAACCGGGTTGTCCCGGTGACCGTCGTCAAGGCCGGGCCCTGTGTCGTCACCCAGGTCCGCACCAACGACAACGACGGCTACGAGTCGGTCCAGATCGCCTTCGGCGAGATCGACCCGCGCAAGGTGAACAAGCCCCTCAAGGGTCACTTCGCCAAGGCCGACGTGACCCCGCGCCGCCACCTGGTGGAGCTGCGCACCCCGGACGCCAGCGAGTACACGCTGGGCCAGGAGCTCACCGCCGAGGTGTTCGAGTCCGGCGTCAAGGTTGACGTCACGGGCAAGAGCAAGGGCAAGGGCTTCGCCGGTGTCATGAAGCGTCACAACTTCAAGGGCCTCGGCGCCGGTCACGGCGTCCAGCGCAAGCACCGTTCCCCCGGTTCGATCGGTGGCTGTGCCACCCCTGGGCGTGTCTTCAAGGGCATGCGCATGGCCGGTCGTATGGGTAACGAGCGCGTCACCACCCAGAACCTGACCATCCACGCGGTTGACGCGGAGAAGGGTCTGCTCCTCATCAAGGGCGCGGTCCCCGGTCCGAACGGCGGCCTCGTACTGGTCCGTACCGCGGCCAAGGGGGCTTGA
- the rplD gene encoding 50S ribosomal protein L4: protein MSTIDILSPAGDKAGTVELPAEIFDAKTSVPLIHQVVVAQLAAARQGTHKTKRRGEVRGGGRKPYRQKGTGRARQGSTRAPQFAGGGVVHGPQPRDYSQRTPKKMKAAALRGALSDRARHSRIHVITGVVEGGISTKAAKTLFGKISERPNLLLVVDRADEAAWLSARNLPQVHILDPGQLNTYDVIVSDDVVFTQAAFESFVSGPQTAETEGSDA from the coding sequence ATGAGCACCATTGACATCCTTTCGCCGGCAGGCGACAAGGCCGGTACCGTCGAGCTCCCCGCGGAGATCTTCGACGCGAAGACCAGCGTTCCGCTGATCCACCAGGTCGTTGTCGCACAGCTGGCTGCTGCCCGTCAGGGCACGCACAAGACCAAGCGTCGCGGCGAAGTCCGTGGTGGTGGCCGCAAGCCGTACCGCCAGAAGGGCACCGGCCGCGCCCGCCAGGGTTCGACCCGCGCACCGCAGTTCGCCGGCGGTGGCGTCGTCCACGGCCCGCAGCCGCGTGACTACTCGCAGCGCACCCCGAAGAAGATGAAGGCCGCCGCCCTCCGCGGTGCCCTCTCGGACCGGGCGCGTCACTCCCGCATCCACGTCATCACCGGCGTGGTCGAGGGTGGGATCTCCACCAAGGCCGCCAAGACGCTGTTCGGCAAGATCTCGGAGCGTCCCAACCTGCTCCTGGTCGTCGACCGTGCCGACGAGGCCGCGTGGCTCTCCGCGCGCAACCTGCCCCAGGTGCACATCCTGGACCCGGGCCAGCTCAACACGTACGACGTGATCGTCTCTGACGACGTGGTCTTCACCCAGGCCGCTTTCGAGTCCTTCGTGTCTGGCCCCCAGACCGCTGAGACCGAAGGGAGCGACGCCTGA
- the rplW gene encoding 50S ribosomal protein L23, translating to MSEATVTSKTYSDPRDILVKPVVSEKSYALLDENKYTFIVAPGSNKTQIKQAVEAVFSVKVTGVNTINRQGKRKRTKTGFGKRSDTKRAIVTLAEGDRIDIFGGPTS from the coding sequence ATGAGCGAGGCGACCGTTACCAGCAAGACGTACTCGGACCCGCGCGACATCCTCGTGAAGCCGGTCGTGTCCGAGAAGAGCTACGCGCTGCTCGACGAGAACAAGTACACGTTCATCGTCGCGCCGGGCTCCAACAAGACCCAGATCAAGCAGGCCGTCGAGGCGGTCTTCTCGGTCAAGGTCACCGGCGTCAACACGATCAACCGTCAGGGTAAGCGCAAGCGCACCAAGACCGGTTTCGGCAAGCGCTCGGACACGAAGCGCGCCATCGTGACCCTCGCCGAGGGCGACCGTATCGACATCTTCGGCGGCCCGACCTCCTGA
- the rplB gene encoding 50S ribosomal protein L2: MGIRKYKPTTPGRRGSSVADFVEITRSTPEKSLVRPLHSKGGRNNTGRVTVRHQGGGHKRAYRVIDFRRHDKDGVPAKVAHIEYDPNRTARIALLHYADGEKRYIVAPKGLKQGDRVENGPAADIKPGNNLALRNIPVGTTIHAIELRPGGGAKFARSAGASVQLLAKEGTMAHLRMPSGEIRLVDARCRATIGEVGNAEQSNINWGKAGRMRWKGVRPTVRGVAMNPVDHPHGGGEGKTSGGRHPVSPWGQKEGRTRSPKKASSKYIVRRRKTNKKR; encoded by the coding sequence ATGGGTATCCGCAAGTACAAGCCGACGACGCCGGGCCGTCGTGGCTCCAGCGTCGCCGACTTTGTCGAGATCACGCGGTCCACGCCGGAGAAGTCGCTGGTCCGCCCCCTGCACAGCAAGGGCGGCCGTAACAACACCGGTCGTGTGACCGTTCGCCACCAGGGTGGTGGCCACAAGCGCGCCTACCGCGTGATCGACTTCCGTCGTCACGACAAGGACGGCGTGCCGGCCAAGGTCGCGCACATCGAGTACGACCCCAACCGCACCGCGCGCATCGCGCTCCTGCACTACGCGGACGGCGAGAAGCGTTACATCGTCGCCCCGAAGGGCCTGAAGCAGGGCGACCGTGTCGAGAACGGCCCGGCCGCCGACATCAAGCCCGGCAACAACCTGGCGCTGCGCAACATCCCGGTCGGTACGACCATCCACGCCATCGAGCTGCGGCCCGGCGGCGGCGCGAAGTTCGCCCGCTCCGCCGGTGCGTCCGTGCAGCTGCTGGCGAAGGAGGGCACGATGGCCCACCTTCGTATGCCCTCCGGTGAAATCCGGCTGGTCGACGCACGCTGCCGCGCCACCATCGGCGAGGTCGGCAACGCCGAGCAGTCGAACATCAACTGGGGCAAGGCCGGCCGCATGCGCTGGAAGGGCGTTCGCCCGACCGTCCGCGGTGTCGCGATGAACCCGGTTGACCACCCGCACGGTGGTGGTGAAGGCAAGACCTCCGGTGGACGTCACCCGGTCTCGCCGTGGGGTCAGAAGGAGGGTCGTACTCGCTCGCCGAAGAAGGCATCGAGCAAGTACATCGTCCGCCGCCGCAAGACGAACAAGAAGCGCTAG
- the rpsS gene encoding 30S ribosomal protein S19, which produces MPRSLKKGPFVDGHLIKKVDVQNEAGTKNVIKTWSRRSMIIPAMLGHTIAVHNGKIHVPVFVTESMVGHKLGEFSPTRTFRGHVKDDRKSKRR; this is translated from the coding sequence ATGCCGCGCAGTCTCAAGAAGGGGCCCTTCGTCGACGGACACCTCATCAAGAAGGTGGACGTACAGAACGAGGCAGGCACCAAGAACGTCATCAAGACCTGGTCCCGTCGCTCGATGATCATCCCGGCCATGCTGGGTCACACCATCGCGGTGCACAACGGCAAGATCCACGTCCCGGTGTTCGTCACCGAGTCGATGGTCGGCCACAAGCTCGGCGAGTTCTCGCCGACTCGCACCTTCCGCGGCCACGTCAAGGACGACCGGAAGTCGAAGCGCCGCTAA
- the rplV gene encoding 50S ribosomal protein L22: MEARAQARYIRVTPMKARRVVDLIRGMDATEAQAVLRFAPQAASVPVGKVLDSAIANAAHNYDHPDASSLVISEAYVDEGPTLKRFRPRAQGRAYRIRKRTSHITVVVSSKEGTR, translated from the coding sequence ATGGAAGCCAGGGCCCAGGCGCGGTACATCCGCGTCACGCCCATGAAGGCCCGCCGAGTGGTGGACCTCATCCGTGGCATGGATGCCACGGAGGCTCAGGCGGTCCTGCGTTTCGCCCCGCAGGCCGCGAGCGTGCCGGTTGGCAAGGTGCTCGACAGCGCCATCGCCAACGCTGCACACAACTACGACCACCCTGACGCCTCTTCGCTGGTCATCAGCGAGGCGTACGTGGACGAGGGCCCGACCCTGAAGCGGTTCCGTCCGCGTGCTCAGGGCCGTGCCTACCGGATCCGTAAGCGGACCAGCCACATCACCGTGGTCGTCAGCAGCAAGGAAGGAACCCGGTAA
- the rpsC gene encoding 30S ribosomal protein S3: protein MGQKVNPHGFRLGITTDFKSRWYADKLYKDYVKEDVAIRRMMTKGMERAGISKVEIERTRDRVRVDIHTARPGIVIGRRGAEADRIRGELEKLTGKQVQLNILEVKNPEVDAQLVAQAVAEQLSSRVSFRRAMRKSMQSSMKAGAKGIKIQCGGRLGGAEMSRSEFYREGRVPLHTLRANVDYGFFEAKTTFGRIGVKVWIYKGDVKNIAEVRAENAAARAGNRPARGGTDRPAGRGGARGGERGGRGRKPQQTGSAAEAPKADAPAAAAPAAESTGTEA from the coding sequence ATGGGCCAGAAGGTAAACCCGCACGGGTTCCGGCTCGGCATTACCACGGACTTCAAGTCCCGTTGGTACGCCGACAAGCTGTACAAGGATTACGTCAAGGAAGACGTCGCCATTCGTCGCATGATGACGAAGGGCATGGAGCGCGCCGGCATCTCGAAGGTTGAGATCGAGCGCACCCGCGACCGCGTCCGCGTCGACATCCACACCGCTCGTCCGGGCATCGTCATCGGCCGCCGCGGCGCCGAGGCCGACCGCATCCGCGGCGAGCTGGAGAAGCTGACCGGCAAGCAGGTCCAGCTGAACATCCTCGAGGTCAAGAACCCCGAGGTGGACGCTCAGCTGGTGGCCCAGGCCGTCGCCGAGCAGCTCTCCTCCCGCGTCTCCTTCCGTCGCGCCATGCGTAAGAGCATGCAGAGCTCGATGAAGGCCGGCGCCAAGGGCATCAAGATCCAGTGCGGCGGTCGCCTCGGCGGCGCCGAGATGTCCCGCTCGGAGTTCTACCGCGAGGGCCGCGTGCCCCTGCACACGCTCCGCGCGAACGTCGACTACGGCTTCTTCGAGGCCAAGACGACCTTCGGCCGCATCGGCGTGAAGGTCTGGATCTACAAGGGCGACGTCAAGAACATCGCCGAGGTCCGCGCCGAGAACGCCGCTGCCCGCGCAGGCAACCGCCCGGCCCGTGGCGGCACCGACCGCCCGGCCGGCCGTGGTGGCGCCCGTGGTGGCGAGCGTGGCGGTCGTGGACGCAAGCCGCAGCAGACCGGCTCGGCAGCCGAGGCCCCCAAGGCCGACGCTCCCGCCGCCGCTGCTCCGGCTGCTGAGAGCACCGGAACGGAGGCCTGA
- the rplP gene encoding 50S ribosomal protein L16, which yields MLIPRRVKHRKQHHPKRSGMSKGGTQVAFGEYGIQALTPAYVTNRQIEAARIAMTRHIKRGGKVWINIYPDRPLTKKPAETRMGSGKGSPEWWIANVKPGRVMFELSYPNEKIAREALTRAAHKLPMKCRIVRREAGES from the coding sequence ATGCTGATCCCCCGTAGGGTCAAGCACCGCAAGCAGCACCACCCGAAGCGCAGCGGTATGTCCAAGGGTGGCACGCAGGTTGCGTTCGGCGAGTACGGCATCCAGGCGCTGACCCCGGCGTACGTGACGAACCGCCAGATCGAAGCAGCTCGTATCGCGATGACCCGCCACATCAAGCGTGGCGGCAAGGTCTGGATCAACATCTACCCGGACCGCCCCCTGACGAAGAAGCCGGCCGAGACCCGCATGGGTTCCGGTAAGGGTTCTCCCGAGTGGTGGATCGCGAACGTCAAGCCCGGTCGGGTGATGTTCGAGCTGTCCTACCCGAACGAGAAGATTGCTCGTGAGGCGCTTACCCGCGCTGCTCACAAGCTTCCGATGAAGTGCCGGATTGTTCGGCGCGAGGCAGGTGAGTCGTGA